The Ensifer adhaerens genome contains a region encoding:
- the murC gene encoding UDP-N-acetylmuramate--L-alanine ligase gives MKMPKTIGLVHFIGIGGIGMSGIAEVLHNLGHKVQGSDQSDSANVQRLRAKGIEVFVGHKAENLGEAEVIVVSTAIKKDNPELIAAREKFLPVVRRAEMLAELMRFRNAIAIGGTHGKTTTTSMVAALLEAGGLDPTVINGGIINAYGTNARMGEGEWMVVEADESDGTFLKLPADVAIVTNIDPEHLDHYGNFDAVRAAFRQFVENVPFYGFGVLCLDHPEVQTMVGKIEDRKVVTYGENPQADVRFHNIRMDGATSVFDIEIRRRRTGQVIPMKDLRLPMPGRHNVSNATAAIAVAQRLGVSPEAIAKGLASFSGVKRRFTLTGETNGVRVYDDYGHHPVEIKAVLRAAREACRGRIIAVHQPHRYSRLSSLFEDFSACFNDADTILIAPVYAAGEDLIPGATAEELVDRIKAGGHRDARYVSGPEAIAPVVSKIAQPGDFVVLLGAGSITYWAAALPKELADISGN, from the coding sequence ATGAAAATGCCGAAAACCATCGGGCTGGTCCATTTCATCGGTATCGGCGGCATCGGCATGAGCGGCATCGCCGAGGTGCTGCACAATCTCGGACACAAGGTCCAGGGTTCCGACCAGTCCGACAGTGCCAATGTGCAGCGCCTGCGCGCCAAGGGCATCGAGGTCTTCGTCGGCCACAAGGCGGAAAACCTCGGCGAAGCAGAGGTGATCGTCGTTTCGACCGCGATCAAGAAGGACAATCCGGAACTGATCGCCGCGCGCGAGAAGTTCCTTCCCGTCGTGCGCCGCGCCGAGATGCTGGCCGAGCTCATGCGCTTCCGCAATGCGATCGCGATCGGCGGCACGCATGGCAAGACGACCACGACCTCGATGGTCGCAGCGCTGCTCGAGGCCGGCGGGCTCGACCCGACCGTCATCAACGGCGGCATCATCAATGCCTATGGCACCAACGCCCGAATGGGCGAGGGCGAGTGGATGGTGGTTGAGGCCGACGAATCCGACGGCACCTTCCTGAAGCTGCCGGCTGACGTTGCAATCGTCACCAATATAGACCCGGAACATCTCGACCACTACGGCAATTTCGATGCCGTGCGCGCCGCGTTCCGCCAGTTCGTCGAGAACGTGCCCTTCTACGGTTTCGGCGTGCTCTGCCTCGACCATCCGGAAGTGCAGACCATGGTCGGCAAGATCGAGGACCGCAAGGTCGTGACCTACGGCGAGAACCCGCAGGCCGACGTGCGCTTCCACAACATCCGCATGGACGGCGCCACCTCCGTCTTCGACATCGAGATCCGCCGCCGGCGCACCGGCCAGGTGATCCCGATGAAGGACCTTCGCCTGCCGATGCCCGGCCGCCACAACGTGTCCAATGCGACCGCGGCGATCGCCGTTGCGCAGCGCCTCGGCGTCAGCCCGGAAGCGATCGCCAAGGGGCTTGCCTCCTTCAGCGGCGTCAAGCGCCGCTTCACGCTGACCGGCGAGACGAACGGCGTGCGCGTCTATGACGACTACGGCCACCATCCGGTCGAGATCAAGGCGGTGCTGCGCGCCGCGCGCGAGGCCTGCCGGGGCCGAATCATCGCCGTGCACCAGCCGCACCGCTACTCGCGCCTTTCGAGCCTGTTTGAAGATTTTTCGGCCTGCTTCAACGATGCCGACACGATCCTGATCGCGCCTGTCTATGCGGCCGGCGAAGACCTCATTCCGGGCGCAACGGCCGAGGAACTGGTCGATCGCATCAAGGCGGGTGGCCATCGCGACGCCCGTTACGTCTCCGGTCCGGAGGCAATCGCGC